In Rosa chinensis cultivar Old Blush chromosome 1, RchiOBHm-V2, whole genome shotgun sequence, a genomic segment contains:
- the LOC112182676 gene encoding heat shock cognate 70 kDa protein has protein sequence MEGKEEHAIGIDLGTTYSCVAVWQHGRVEIIPNEQGNRTTPSYVAFTDSESLVGDGAINQVARNPTNTVFDAKRLIGRRFSDTCVQNDMKLWPFKVIEGSSDKPMIVVHHMGQEKQYTAEDISSMVLGKMRETAEAYIGKTVKNAVVTVPAYFNNSQREATKHASATAGLNVIHMINEPTAAAIAYGLDKKAGWYNNRNVMIFDLGDGTLDVSLLSINTSGVFEVKATVGDTHLGGGDFDSKMVNFCVEEFKRKHNVDLSGNSKALRRLRHACEKAKRRLSYATVTDIEIECLHQGTDFFVSFTRAKFEELNKGFFIKCIEPVVKCLKDAKMDISSVHDVVLAGGSSRIPKVQQLLQDLFKGKQLCKSVNPDEAVAYGAAIQAAALSGNENGMLQGFALLDVTPLSLGVETQGCNVMYVVIPRNTRIPTTMKRSITTLYDYQTAISTPIFEGESPTTLENNFLADFVICNIPPAPKGVAGYYICFDIDADGILCISAENKFTGEKQGCTIISTNKIKQEEFKKSKRKLDRRELSKINQEENVTSKIKCKATETSKRTLDGRVKHAR, from the exons ATGGAGGGAAAAGAAGAACATGCAATAGGGATCGACCTGGGAACCACGTACTCGTGTGTTGCAGTGTGGCAGCACGGTCGTGTTGAGATCATACCCAACGAACAGGGAAACAGGACGACTCCGTCTTACGTTGCCTTCACCGATTCCGAGAGCTTGGTCGGCGATGGAGCTATTAACCAGGTGGCCAGAAACCCCACCAACACCGTCTTTG ATGCGAAGAGGTTGATTGGTAGAAGATTTAGTGACACCTGTGTTCAAAATGATATGAAGCTTTGGCCATTCAAGGTCATTGAAGGTTCAAGCGACAAACCCATGATTGTGGTCCACCACATGGGTCAAGAGAAACAGTATACTGCTGAAGACATTTCATCCATGGTATTGGGAAAGATGCGTGAGACTGCTGAAGCCTACATTGGCAAAACTGTGAAGAATGCAGTAGTAACTGTCCCTGCCTACTTCAACAACTCACAGCGTGAAGCTACAAAACATGCTTCTGCCACTGCCGGACTCAATGTGATTCATATGATCAACGAACCAACTGCTGCAGCCATCGCTTATGGGCTTGACAAGAAGGCTGGTTGGTATAACAACAGAAATGTGATGATTTTTGACTTGGGTGATGGCACTTTAGATGTGTCTCTGCTTAGCATAAATACTTCTGGTGTCTTTGAAGTGAAGGCAACTGTTGGAGACACTCACCTTGGGGGTGGAGACTTTGATAGCAAAATGGTCAACTTCTGTGTTGAGGAATTCAAGAGGAAGCATAACGTGGATCTTAGTGGAAACTCCAAGGCTCTTAGGAGGTTAAGACATGCCTGCGAGAAGGCAAAGAGGAGGCTTTCATATGCCACTGTGACTgatattgaaattgaatgttTGCATCAGGGTACCGATTTTTTTGTAAGTTTTACCCGTGCCAAATTCGAAGAACTCAACAAGGGTTTCTTCATCAAGTGCATAGAGCCTGTGGTTAAGTGTTTGAAGGATGCTAAGATGGATATCAGCAGCGTCCATGATGTTGTCCTTGCTGGTGGTTCATCTAGAATTCCCAAGGTGCAGCAGCTATTACAGGATCTGTTCAAGGGGAAGCAGTTGTGCAAAAGCGTTAATCCTGATGAGGCAGTGGCATATGGTGCTGCTATTCAAGCTGCAGCCTTGAGTGGGAATGAAAATGGGATGCTTCAAGGCTTTGCTCTCTTGGATGTCACCCCACTCTCACTTGGAGTTGAGACTCAAGGCTGCAACGTCATGTATGTTGTGATCCCAAGAAACACTAGAATTCCCACCACAATGAAAAGGAGTATTACTACTTTGTACGACTACCAAACTGCCATTTCCACACCCATTTTTGAGGGGGAGAGTCCAACAACATTAGAAAACAATTTCTTGGCTGACTTTGTCATCTGTAACATTCCTCCAGCTCCCAAGGGTGTCGCTGGATATTATATTTGCTTTGACATTGATGCTGACGGCATTCTGTGCATTTCTGCTGAGAATAAGTTCACTGGTGAGAAGCAAGGGTGTACAATCATCTCTACAAACAAGATAAAACAAGAAGAATTCAAGAAAAGCAAGAGAAAACTTGATAGAAGGGAGCTAAGCAAGATAAACCAAGAAGAAAATGTGACAAGCAAGATCAAATGTAAAGCAACCGAGACAAGCAAGAGAACACTTGATGGAAGGGTGAAACATGCAAGGTAA